Sequence from the Arthrobacter pigmenti genome:
AAACCCGCTCGCGGCATGGCTGGGCGTGGCCGCTATCTTCTTCTACGTCGTCGTCTACACGCTCATCCTGAAGCGCCGTACAGCGCAGAACATCGTGTGGGGCGGCGCCGCAGGTTGCATGCCCGTGCTGATCGCGTGGGCCGCGGTGACCGAAACAGTGCAGTGGCCGGCTGTCGTACTCTTCCTGGTGATCTTCCTGTGGACGCCACCGCATTACTGGCCGCTGTCCATGAAGTACAGCGACGATTACAACGCGGCGAACGTGCCCATGCTGGGAGCGATCGCCGGGGCATCAGTAGTTTCAGTCCAGGTTGTTCTGTACGCGTGGGCAACGGTGGTCTGTTCACTGCTGCTCGTTCCCGTCGGTGGTGCGGGATGGGTATACACAGTCGCGGCGGTCGCCGGTGGGGGCTGGTTCCTCGTTGAATCGCACAAGCTGCACTCTGCTGCACGGTCCGGTGCGGTCACCGGCAAGGTAGCCATGAAGGTCTTCCACGGATCCATCAGCTATCTGACCGTACTTTTCCTTGCGCTTGCCATTGACCCGTTCGTGGGCGGGCCGATTTTCGGCGCGTAGTGGGCTTGCGGACCACCTAGGATTGTGGTCATGGTCTTTACCGGCGTTGTTGCCTATCCCGTGACCCCGTTCGACGCTGATGGCGCAGTCAGCTTTCCTGAACTGAAGCTCCTCATTGGCGGGCTCGCTGATTCCGGTGTGGATACGGTAACTGTCCTTGGCTCCTCAGGCAGCTTTGCCTACCTCGATGCGGCTGAACGCGAACGGGTGCTCGCTGAGGCAGTGGAGGCGGCCGCCGGTCGTATTCCGGTTGCCGCCGGGATCAGCGCGGTTGCCACGCGTGAGGTGGTGGTCGGCGCCAAGGCGGCCCAGCGGAACGGCGCGGCTGGGCTCGTACTCTCGCCGGTCTCCTACCTGCCGTTGACCGACGATGAAGTGGCAGCGCTCGTTGAGGAAGTTGCCGCAGTCACCAACCTGCCGATCTGCCTCTATAA
This genomic interval carries:
- a CDS encoding heme o synthase — encoded protein: MAKDFILTSEAEHPPVNIDQAAAAPSVHQAGSGLSRKLRAYLALTKPRVIELLLVTTLPTMIFAQGGFPSLGLVLATMVGGAFAAGSAGAFNCYIDRDIDKVMHRTGNRPLVTGEVTPREALVFAWALGVAAIVILWFGANPLAAWLGVAAIFFYVVVYTLILKRRTAQNIVWGGAAGCMPVLIAWAAVTETVQWPAVVLFLVIFLWTPPHYWPLSMKYSDDYNAANVPMLGAIAGASVVSVQVVLYAWATVVCSLLLVPVGGAGWVYTVAAVAGGGWFLVESHKLHSAARSGAVTGKVAMKVFHGSISYLTVLFLALAIDPFVGGPIFGA